A part of Streptomyces sp. DSM 40750 genomic DNA contains:
- a CDS encoding DUF4395 domain-containing protein: MDIDVRGPRFGAAVTTVVLAVALITGSAWLLAWQTFAFALGAAGGVGRSPYGWLFRTLLRPRLGPPTEFEAPEPPRFAQAVGLAFAAVGLVGFAVGPEWLGLAATGAALAAAFLNAVFGYCLGCEMYLIVRRVTVRAE, encoded by the coding sequence ATGGACATCGATGTGAGGGGACCGCGCTTCGGGGCGGCCGTGACGACCGTCGTACTGGCGGTCGCACTGATCACCGGCAGCGCCTGGCTGCTGGCCTGGCAGACGTTCGCGTTCGCGCTGGGCGCGGCGGGCGGAGTGGGGCGTTCGCCGTACGGCTGGCTCTTCCGCACGCTTCTGCGGCCGCGGCTCGGGCCGCCGACGGAGTTCGAGGCGCCGGAGCCGCCGCGCTTCGCGCAGGCCGTCGGGCTGGCCTTCGCGGCGGTGGGCCTGGTCGGTTTCGCGGTGGGGCCCGAGTGGCTGGGACTGGCGGCGACCGGCGCGGCGCTCGCGGCGGCCTTCCTCAACGCGGTGTTCGGGTACTGCCTGGGGTGTGAGATGTACCTGATCGTCCGTCGGGTGACCGTACGAGCGGAGTAA
- a CDS encoding electron transfer flavoprotein subunit beta/FixA family protein, translating into MSLRIVVTVKYVPDATGDRHFADDLTVDRDDVDGLLSELDEYAVEQALQIADEADDAEITVLTVGPEDAKDALRKALSMGADKAIHVEDDDLHGTDAIGTSLVLAKAIEKAGYDLVISGMASTDGTMGVVPALVAERLGVPQVTLLSEVSVEDGVVKGRRDGDAASEQLEASLPAVVSVTDQSGEARYPSFKGIMAAKKKPVASWDLSDLDIEAEEVGLEGAYSVVDSATERPARTAGTIVKDEGEGGKQLAEFLAGQKFI; encoded by the coding sequence GTGAGCTTGAGGATCGTTGTCACTGTGAAGTACGTGCCCGACGCCACTGGCGACCGGCACTTCGCCGATGACCTGACCGTCGACCGTGACGATGTGGACGGTCTGCTCTCCGAGCTGGACGAGTATGCGGTGGAGCAGGCGCTGCAGATCGCCGACGAGGCGGACGACGCGGAGATCACGGTTCTGACGGTGGGTCCGGAGGACGCCAAGGACGCGCTGCGCAAGGCGCTGTCGATGGGCGCGGACAAGGCGATCCACGTCGAGGACGACGACCTGCACGGCACGGATGCGATCGGTACCTCGCTGGTGCTGGCGAAGGCGATCGAGAAGGCCGGCTACGACCTGGTGATCTCCGGCATGGCGTCCACCGACGGCACGATGGGCGTCGTGCCCGCGCTGGTCGCCGAGCGCCTGGGCGTCCCGCAGGTCACCCTGCTCTCCGAGGTCTCCGTCGAGGACGGCGTGGTCAAGGGCCGCCGTGACGGCGACGCCGCCTCCGAGCAGCTGGAGGCTTCGCTTCCGGCCGTGGTCTCCGTCACCGACCAGTCGGGCGAGGCGCGTTACCCGTCGTTCAAGGGCATCATGGCGGCGAAGAAGAAGCCGGTCGCGTCCTGGGACCTGTCCGACCTCGACATCGAGGCCGAGGAAGTCGGTCTGGAGGGCGCCTACTCGGTCGTCGACTCCGCGACCGAGCGCCCTGCGCGTACCGCCGGCACGATCGTCAAGGACGAGGGCGAGGGCGGCAAGCAGCTCGCTGAGTTCCTCGCGGGCCAGAAGTTCATCTAA
- a CDS encoding flavin reductase family protein, whose amino-acid sequence MTATPGLGSPQLASPDLLRSVFRRHAAGVAVITARGGTGPVGFTATSLTSVSAEPPMLSFGIGTGASSWPAISEADHVGVHILGEHQRELAATFARSGADRFGAPTGWRSGPEGVPVLDDVLAWLVCRVVARVPAGEHRIVLAEVVMGDPSGAGRPLLYHQGAFNGLRD is encoded by the coding sequence ATGACGGCCACCCCCGGCCTCGGTTCGCCCCAGCTCGCCTCCCCCGATCTCCTGCGCTCCGTCTTCCGGCGCCACGCCGCCGGCGTCGCAGTGATCACCGCGCGGGGCGGCACCGGCCCGGTCGGCTTCACCGCCACCTCGCTCACCTCGGTCTCCGCCGAGCCTCCGATGCTCTCGTTCGGCATCGGCACCGGCGCCTCCAGTTGGCCGGCCATCTCCGAGGCGGACCACGTGGGCGTGCACATACTCGGGGAGCATCAGCGGGAGCTGGCCGCCACCTTCGCCCGTAGTGGCGCCGACCGGTTCGGGGCACCCACCGGATGGCGTAGCGGCCCGGAGGGGGTTCCCGTCCTCGACGACGTGCTCGCCTGGCTGGTCTGCCGGGTGGTGGCACGCGTTCCGGCGGGCGAACACCGGATCGTCCTCGCCGAGGTGGTCATGGGCGACCCGTCGGGCGCCGGACGGCCGCTCCTCTACCACCAGGGCGCCTTCAACGGTCTGCGAGACTGA
- a CDS encoding transglutaminase domain-containing protein — MELIQQTPDLSAYLAADEAIDHHHPRVRQTAAYLAKGVADSYGYARAAFEYVRDTIPHSQDVGDPRVTWRASDVLEHRTGICYAKAHALAALLRAEDIPTALCYQRLAHDDGDGHAVHGLVAVRFHGAWHRQDPRGDKPGVNTRFSLDGERLAYVPDPEAGESDYPTLYAEPHPAVLAALRAAPDRPHLWKTLPVAL; from the coding sequence ATGGAGCTGATCCAGCAAACCCCTGACCTGTCCGCCTATCTTGCTGCTGACGAGGCCATAGACCATCACCATCCGCGCGTACGACAGACGGCCGCATATCTCGCCAAGGGGGTCGCAGACTCGTATGGCTATGCGCGAGCGGCGTTCGAGTACGTCCGCGACACCATTCCGCACTCACAGGACGTCGGTGATCCGCGCGTCACCTGGCGCGCGTCCGACGTCCTGGAACACCGCACCGGGATCTGCTACGCCAAAGCCCATGCCCTGGCCGCGTTGTTGCGTGCCGAGGACATCCCGACCGCGCTCTGCTACCAGCGGTTGGCGCACGACGACGGCGACGGACACGCCGTGCACGGCCTGGTCGCCGTACGCTTCCACGGCGCCTGGCACCGCCAGGACCCCCGGGGCGACAAACCGGGTGTGAACACCCGGTTCTCGCTGGACGGGGAACGCCTGGCCTACGTACCGGATCCCGAGGCGGGCGAGTCGGACTACCCGACGCTGTACGCCGAACCGCACCCGGCCGTGCTCGCGGCTCTTCGGGCCGCCCCCGACCGGCCCCACCTGTGGAAGACGCTCCCCGTGGCGCTGTAG
- a CDS encoding electron transfer flavoprotein subunit alpha/FixB family protein, translated as MAEVLVYVDHVDGAVRKPTLELLTLARRIGEPVAVALGNGAADTAAALAEHGAVKVLTHDASEYADYLVVPKVDALQAAVEAVSPAAVLVPSSAEGKEIAARLALRIGSGIITDAVDLEAGDAGPVATQSVFAASFTTKTRVSKGTPVITVKPNSAAVEAAPAAGAVEALSVTFGALATGTKVTARTPRESTGRPELTEAAIVVSGGRGVNGAENFAIIEALADSLGAAVGASRAAVDAGWYPHTNQVGQTGKSVSPQLYIASGISGAIQHRAGMQTSKTIVAVNKDAEAPIFDLVDYGVVGDLFDVVPQLTEEINTRKG; from the coding sequence ATGGCTGAAGTTCTCGTCTACGTCGACCACGTGGACGGTGCCGTCCGCAAGCCCACCCTGGAGCTGCTGACCCTGGCCCGCCGCATCGGCGAGCCCGTCGCCGTCGCGCTGGGCAACGGCGCCGCCGACACCGCCGCCGCGCTCGCCGAGCACGGCGCGGTCAAGGTCCTCACCCACGACGCGTCCGAATACGCCGACTACCTCGTCGTCCCCAAGGTCGACGCCCTCCAGGCCGCGGTCGAGGCCGTGTCCCCGGCCGCCGTGCTGGTGCCGTCCTCCGCCGAGGGCAAGGAGATCGCCGCCCGCCTCGCGCTGCGCATCGGCTCCGGCATCATCACCGACGCCGTCGACCTCGAAGCCGGCGACGCCGGCCCGGTGGCCACCCAGTCGGTGTTCGCCGCCTCCTTCACCACCAAGACCCGTGTCTCCAAGGGCACCCCGGTCATCACGGTCAAGCCCAACTCCGCCGCCGTCGAGGCCGCCCCGGCCGCCGGCGCCGTCGAGGCACTGTCCGTGACGTTCGGTGCGCTGGCCACCGGCACCAAGGTCACCGCCCGCACCCCGCGCGAGTCGACCGGGCGTCCGGAGCTGACCGAGGCCGCGATCGTCGTCTCCGGCGGCCGCGGCGTCAACGGCGCGGAGAACTTCGCGATCATCGAGGCCCTCGCCGACTCCCTCGGCGCGGCCGTCGGCGCCTCCCGCGCCGCCGTCGACGCCGGCTGGTACCCGCACACCAACCAGGTCGGCCAGACCGGCAAGTCCGTCTCGCCGCAGCTGTACATCGCCTCCGGCATCTCCGGCGCCATCCAGCACCGCGCGGGCATGCAGACCTCCAAGACCATCGTCGCCGTCAACAAGGACGCCGAAGCCCCGATCTTCGACCTGGTCGACTACGGCGTCGTCGGCGACCTCTTCGACGTCGTCCCCCAGCTCACCGAGGAGATCAACACCCGCAAGGGCTGA
- a CDS encoding endonuclease/exonuclease/phosphatase family protein has protein sequence MPKEVGVTRRQGLRSAAAAAIAVPLLTTAGSSQPASAGEYAGALNVMTFNVRFATVVDKTPRWSVRRPVMRELLRRERPHVIGTQEGLYQQLRMIEKDLGGHYDWIGTGRGGGSKDEFMAIFYDTRRLDPIEFDHFWLSDTPYTIASNTWDADWLRMVTWVRFADLADGGREFYVLNTHLDSVSQYARERSAGLIGETISGWDRSLPVIVTGDFNAAAHDNRVYDLLLEGGLVDAWDEAASRSPAYATYHGYRGLRPGGRRIDWILTSPGVTTHWAAMNTFSMDGMYPSDHLPVQASLTLG, from the coding sequence GTGCCGAAAGAGGTCGGAGTGACGCGCCGCCAAGGACTCAGGTCCGCCGCGGCCGCCGCCATCGCCGTGCCGCTACTGACTACGGCGGGCTCGTCGCAGCCCGCGTCCGCCGGCGAGTACGCGGGCGCCCTGAACGTCATGACGTTCAACGTGCGCTTCGCGACCGTCGTCGACAAGACACCGCGCTGGTCCGTGCGCCGCCCGGTGATGCGGGAGCTGTTGCGTCGCGAGCGCCCCCATGTCATCGGCACCCAGGAGGGCCTCTACCAGCAGCTGCGCATGATCGAGAAGGATCTCGGCGGGCACTACGACTGGATCGGCACCGGCCGAGGGGGTGGCAGCAAGGACGAGTTCATGGCGATCTTCTACGACACCCGCAGACTCGATCCGATCGAGTTCGATCACTTCTGGTTGTCCGACACCCCGTACACGATCGCCTCCAACACCTGGGACGCGGACTGGCTGCGCATGGTGACATGGGTCAGATTCGCCGATCTCGCCGACGGGGGACGGGAGTTCTACGTTCTCAACACCCATCTGGACAGCGTCAGCCAGTACGCCCGGGAGCGCTCCGCGGGGCTCATCGGCGAGACGATCTCCGGGTGGGACCGATCATTGCCGGTCATCGTCACCGGCGACTTCAACGCGGCCGCCCACGACAACCGGGTGTACGACCTGCTGTTGGAGGGCGGGCTGGTCGACGCGTGGGACGAGGCGGCCTCGCGCAGCCCGGCGTACGCGACGTACCACGGCTACCGGGGGCTCAGGCCCGGCGGCCGACGCATCGACTGGATCCTCACCTCGCCCGGGGTGACCACGCACTGGGCGGCGATGAACACCTTCTCCATGGACGGGATGTACCCGAGCGACCACTTGCCGGTGCAGGCCTCGCTGACCCTGGGATGA
- a CDS encoding TlpA family protein disulfide reductase — protein sequence MTGLVVCGLVLAAASAYGVLHQRRSGRVRVRVRDGDKRLGAAELGEGLGERATLVQFSSAFCAPCRATRRVLAEVAGMVPGVAHVEIDAEDQLDLVRRLDILKTPTVLVLDADGRIVRRATGQPRKADVIAALGEAV from the coding sequence GTGACCGGACTTGTGGTGTGCGGGTTGGTGCTCGCGGCGGCGAGCGCCTACGGAGTGCTGCATCAGCGGCGGAGCGGGAGAGTCAGGGTGCGCGTACGCGACGGCGACAAGCGGCTCGGCGCGGCGGAGTTGGGGGAGGGGCTCGGTGAACGGGCCACGCTCGTCCAGTTCTCCAGTGCCTTCTGCGCCCCCTGCCGGGCGACCCGCAGGGTGCTCGCCGAAGTGGCCGGAATGGTCCCCGGCGTCGCCCACGTCGAGATCGACGCCGAAGACCAGCTCGACCTCGTACGCCGCCTCGACATCCTCAAGACGCCGACCGTGCTCGTGCTCGACGCGGACGGCCGGATCGTGCGGCGGGCCACCGGACAGCCGCGCAAGGCGGATGTGATCGCCGCGCTCGGCGAGGCCGTGTGA
- a CDS encoding lysophospholipid acyltransferase family protein, with product MAELVYRPAVGLAVTLFKAWDLKIDCKGSENIPRSGGAVLVSNHISYLDFIFDGLAALPQKRLVRFMAKESVFRHKISGPLMRNMRHIPVDRKQGEAAYAHALDSLRSGEIIGVFPEATISQSFTLKSFKSGAARLAQEAGVPLIPMAVWGTQRLWTKGHPRNFKRSHIPITIRVGEAIEASKDKYAGAITRQLRERVQELLEAAQRAYPVRPKGPDDTWWMPAHLGGTAPTPEQVREAEAR from the coding sequence ATGGCAGAGCTCGTCTACCGTCCCGCAGTCGGTCTCGCCGTCACCCTCTTCAAGGCGTGGGACCTGAAGATCGACTGCAAGGGGTCGGAGAACATCCCGCGCTCGGGCGGCGCCGTGCTGGTGAGCAATCACATCAGCTATCTGGACTTCATCTTCGACGGCCTGGCGGCGCTGCCGCAGAAGCGTCTGGTGCGCTTCATGGCCAAGGAGTCGGTGTTCCGGCACAAGATCTCCGGTCCTCTGATGCGCAACATGCGTCACATCCCGGTGGACCGCAAGCAGGGTGAGGCGGCCTACGCGCACGCGCTGGACTCGCTGCGCTCCGGCGAGATCATCGGTGTCTTCCCCGAGGCCACGATCTCGCAGTCGTTCACCCTGAAGAGCTTCAAGTCGGGCGCCGCCCGGCTGGCCCAGGAGGCGGGCGTCCCGCTGATCCCGATGGCCGTGTGGGGCACGCAGCGGCTGTGGACCAAGGGCCACCCGCGCAACTTCAAGCGCAGTCACATCCCGATCACCATCCGGGTCGGCGAGGCGATAGAGGCCTCCAAGGACAAGTACGCGGGCGCCATCACCCGTCAGTTGCGTGAGCGCGTCCAGGAGTTGCTGGAGGCCGCCCAGCGCGCCTACCCCGTCCGTCCCAAGGGGCCGGACGACACCTGGTGGATGCCCGCCCACCTCGGCGGCACGGCCCCGACCCCGGAACAGGTCCGCGAGGCCGAGGCCCGCTGA